A stretch of Desulfotignum phosphitoxidans DSM 13687 DNA encodes these proteins:
- a CDS encoding ABC transporter ATP-binding protein, producing MTGQTLEGRSELPLVDVRNLSVLFDAGRAGFWGRKRLTVHAVENVSFNIRPGETLGLVGESGSGKSTTGRAILGRVPVSQGHIYFQGKEITHAGKNRVRELSRDMQLVFQDPYASLNPRMKIIDIVAEPLRVHGMVKNTKAVAKEVARLLELVGLPPDAGARYPHAFSGGQRQRVGIARALALKPRFIVADEPVSALDVSIRAQVVNLMQDLQAQFGLSYLFIAHDLAVVRHISHRIAIMYAGNIVELAERHLIYDSPVHPYTRALLSAVPVPDPPVQRARQRITCPGEPPNPLNPPSGCRFQSRCPYVTGTCREKSPDLTRRRPGQMAACWNC from the coding sequence ATGACGGGCCAGACATTGGAAGGGCGTTCTGAGCTGCCGCTGGTCGATGTCAGGAACCTGAGCGTGCTGTTTGACGCAGGCCGGGCCGGGTTCTGGGGCCGAAAACGGCTGACCGTGCATGCCGTGGAAAATGTGAGCTTTAACATCCGTCCCGGTGAAACCTTAGGGTTGGTGGGGGAATCCGGTTCCGGCAAAAGTACGACCGGAAGGGCTATTCTGGGCCGGGTCCCCGTGAGCCAAGGTCATATCTATTTTCAGGGCAAAGAGATCACCCATGCCGGGAAAAACCGGGTGCGGGAATTGAGCCGGGACATGCAGCTGGTGTTTCAGGACCCCTACGCCAGTTTGAATCCCCGCATGAAAATCATCGATATTGTGGCGGAACCGCTGCGGGTGCACGGTATGGTGAAAAATACAAAGGCGGTTGCTAAAGAGGTGGCCCGGCTTCTGGAACTGGTGGGTCTGCCCCCGGATGCCGGCGCCCGGTATCCCCATGCCTTCAGCGGCGGCCAGCGCCAGCGGGTGGGCATTGCCAGGGCCCTGGCTTTGAAGCCCCGGTTCATTGTGGCGGATGAGCCCGTGAGCGCCCTGGATGTATCCATCCGGGCCCAGGTGGTGAATCTGATGCAGGATCTCCAGGCCCAGTTCGGCCTTTCCTATTTGTTTATCGCCCATGATCTGGCCGTGGTGAGACATATTTCCCATCGCATCGCCATCATGTATGCCGGCAATATCGTGGAGCTGGCGGAACGCCATCTGATCTATGATTCGCCGGTCCATCCCTATACCCGGGCTTTGCTGTCCGCCGTGCCCGTGCCGGATCCCCCGGTGCAGCGGGCCCGCCAGCGCATCACCTGTCCGGGAGAACCCCCCAATCCCCTGAACCCCCCGTCCGGATGCCGGTTTCAGTCCCGATGTCCATATGTGACCGGGACCTGCCGGGAAAAATCCCCGGATTTGACCCGGCGCCGGCCGGGCCAGATGGCGGCCTGCTGGAATTGTTGA
- a CDS encoding NlpC/P60 family protein, protein MKKYVFAAMWLLMNTVCAWGVQFDKNPSADKPEVGSSVITAREVFRQNIPATARQFIGTPYEYGGNPLTSGTTDNSYLFFAIYTTAAQRAGLTYHGYLPMARLLKNVSQIDENQVQKGDLMVLNNQLAAMVFDIEDTGRLHLIYVSEKRRQVISFHSDNLVFEVFWLKNMTGFFRLKEAMLR, encoded by the coding sequence ATGAAAAAATATGTCTTTGCCGCCATGTGGTTATTGATGAACACCGTGTGTGCATGGGGCGTTCAATTTGATAAAAACCCGTCCGCAGACAAACCGGAAGTGGGCTCATCCGTGATCACGGCCCGGGAAGTGTTTCGTCAGAATATTCCCGCAACGGCCCGACAGTTCATCGGCACGCCATATGAATATGGCGGCAATCCCCTGACTTCCGGCACCACGGACAATTCCTATCTGTTTTTCGCCATCTATACCACGGCGGCCCAGCGGGCCGGCCTGACCTATCATGGCTATCTGCCCATGGCACGTCTGTTGAAAAACGTCAGCCAGATCGACGAAAACCAGGTTCAGAAAGGCGATCTCATGGTATTGAACAACCAGCTGGCAGCCATGGTATTCGATATCGAGGACACCGGTCGTCTTCACCTGATTTACGTATCAGAGAAACGCCGCCAGGTGATCTCATTTCACAGCGACAATCTGGTATTCGAGGTGTTCTGGCTCAAAAATATGACCGGATTCTTCCGCCTGAAAGAGGCCATGCTCCGATAA
- a CDS encoding CBS domain-containing protein has product MKIVTTHKGTDFDALASLVAATLIYPDARPVIPGDVNENLKPFLAIHKDVFELATPNDVNLDQVDTLIVVDTHSWGRLDPRLAVLREKPDLEVIVWDHHVHGDIQVTQPHIKETGACITLILDEIQRKRILITPIQATLFLIGLYEDTGNLTFPSTLGEDAHAAGFLLDRKADLVIMASFLKQAYARQHRDILYDMIRKSETIKQSGFTVGFSKLDLEGRVQNLAMVVQMYREIINADAAFCIFRDLVQDKCMVIGRSGVDEIDISLIMRSLGGGGHPGAGSALIKAANPEVIQEMIVELISGNQQTSVMLSDIMSYPVVKVHEDTTVQEVIMIIRELGCTGMPVVNDQDDLVGIVSRRDLKKVRQSKQKSAPIKAFMTRNVVTISHERSAVEVARLMIKHDIGRVPVVKEGKMIGIVTRSDVMMYFYDMLPD; this is encoded by the coding sequence ATGAAAATTGTGACCACCCATAAAGGAACTGATTTCGATGCCCTGGCCAGTCTGGTGGCGGCAACTCTCATCTATCCGGACGCCCGTCCCGTGATTCCCGGTGATGTCAATGAAAATCTGAAACCGTTTCTGGCCATTCACAAAGATGTGTTCGAACTTGCAACCCCCAATGATGTCAACCTGGACCAGGTGGATACCCTGATTGTGGTGGACACCCATTCCTGGGGCCGGCTGGACCCCCGGCTGGCCGTTCTCAGGGAAAAGCCGGATCTTGAGGTCATTGTCTGGGATCATCATGTGCACGGGGATATCCAGGTGACACAGCCGCATATCAAAGAAACCGGGGCCTGCATCACCCTGATTCTCGATGAGATTCAGAGAAAAAGGATATTGATCACCCCCATACAGGCCACCTTGTTTCTGATCGGTTTGTATGAAGATACCGGAAACCTGACATTTCCTTCCACTTTGGGGGAAGATGCCCATGCCGCCGGATTTCTTCTGGACCGGAAAGCGGATCTGGTGATTATGGCCTCGTTTCTGAAGCAGGCCTATGCCCGGCAGCACAGGGATATCCTTTATGATATGATCCGAAAAAGTGAGACCATCAAACAGTCCGGTTTTACGGTGGGGTTTTCAAAACTGGATCTGGAGGGACGGGTTCAGAACCTGGCCATGGTGGTGCAGATGTACCGAGAAATCATCAATGCAGATGCGGCTTTTTGTATTTTTCGGGACCTGGTCCAGGACAAATGCATGGTGATTGGTCGGAGTGGTGTGGATGAAATCGATATCAGCCTGATTATGCGCAGCCTGGGGGGCGGAGGCCATCCCGGTGCCGGCTCCGCTTTGATCAAAGCGGCCAATCCCGAGGTGATCCAGGAAATGATCGTGGAATTGATCAGCGGGAATCAGCAGACATCGGTGATGCTCTCGGATATCATGTCCTATCCCGTGGTCAAGGTGCATGAGGATACCACCGTTCAAGAAGTGATCATGATCATTCGGGAACTGGGATGTACGGGCATGCCCGTGGTGAATGACCAGGACGATCTGGTGGGCATCGTATCCCGGCGGGATCTGAAAAAGGTCCGTCAATCCAAACAGAAGTCTGCGCCCATCAAAGCGTTCATGACCCGGAACGTGGTCACCATTTCCCATGAAAGAAGTGCCGTGGAAGTGGCCCGGCTCATGATCAAGCATGACATCGGACGGGTCCCCGTGGTCAAGGAAGGCAAAATGATCGGTATTGTCACCCGGTCCGATGTGATGATGTATTTTTATGACATGCTGCCGGATTGA
- a CDS encoding fatty acid CoA ligase family protein — MTAYANIAESLKKTARTMPYKRAVVYPAGRDKNNHVLYSHLTFKQLDALSDRLAVGLENIGISRGTRTILMVPPGMEFFIIVFAMFKIGAVPVVVDPGMGIDRMVQCLHQGRPKAFIGIEKAHLLRLVKPGYFKQVRHWVTVGRKWFWGGHTFRQLLANEHQSFTPAQTARDETAAIVFTTGSTGPAKGVVYTHGNFDAQIKQIQAHFNIGPDEIDLPTFPLFALFDPALGMTAVIPDMDPTRPAKANPEKIIEAIENHGITNMFASPALLNRVGKYGRENDITLPSLRRVVSAGAPVSPDNIEQFAGLLSDDTQIHTPYGATEAVPVISIASDEILSETRHLSEKGFGLCIGRPIENTQVKLIKITDTPITQIRDSLLVPEKQVGEIIVKADLVTEHYFNNREADLTAKIPDSDGRIWHRMGDLGWMDSKGRIWFCGRKSHRVITEKGTLFTIPVESVFNNHPGVYRSALTGTGPTNSQTPVIFVEPYESFDNQNDLIAELIALAQANPLTEDIHHIFIEKHFPVDIRHNAKIFREKLAVKAAARLRK, encoded by the coding sequence ATGACCGCTTATGCCAATATCGCCGAAAGCCTGAAAAAAACCGCCCGGACGATGCCTTACAAACGGGCCGTGGTGTATCCTGCCGGCCGGGACAAAAACAATCATGTGCTATACAGCCACCTGACCTTTAAACAGCTGGATGCACTTTCCGATCGCCTGGCCGTTGGACTGGAAAATATCGGTATCAGCCGGGGAACCAGAACCATTCTCATGGTCCCGCCGGGCATGGAATTTTTCATTATTGTGTTTGCCATGTTCAAAATCGGGGCCGTGCCAGTGGTGGTGGATCCGGGCATGGGCATTGACCGGATGGTGCAATGCCTGCATCAGGGACGGCCCAAAGCATTTATCGGCATTGAAAAAGCCCATCTCCTCCGGCTGGTGAAGCCCGGGTATTTCAAACAGGTCCGGCACTGGGTCACTGTGGGCCGCAAATGGTTCTGGGGCGGGCACACGTTCAGGCAACTGCTGGCCAATGAACACCAATCCTTTACCCCGGCCCAGACCGCCCGGGATGAAACCGCGGCCATTGTGTTCACCACGGGCTCCACCGGCCCGGCCAAGGGGGTGGTCTATACCCACGGCAATTTTGACGCCCAGATCAAACAGATCCAGGCCCATTTCAATATCGGCCCCGACGAAATCGATCTGCCCACATTTCCTTTGTTCGCCCTGTTTGATCCGGCGTTGGGCATGACTGCAGTCATACCGGACATGGACCCCACCCGGCCGGCCAAAGCCAATCCGGAAAAAATCATCGAAGCCATTGAAAATCACGGGATCACCAACATGTTCGCTTCCCCGGCCCTGCTGAACCGGGTGGGAAAATACGGCCGGGAAAACGACATCACCCTGCCGTCCCTGCGCCGGGTGGTGTCTGCCGGGGCTCCGGTGTCACCGGACAACATCGAGCAGTTTGCCGGGCTGCTGTCCGACGACACACAGATCCACACCCCCTATGGGGCCACGGAAGCCGTACCGGTCATCTCCATTGCCTCCGATGAAATTCTGTCTGAAACCAGGCATCTGTCTGAAAAAGGATTTGGTCTGTGCATTGGACGGCCCATTGAAAACACCCAGGTGAAGCTGATCAAAATCACGGACACACCCATCACCCAGATCCGGGATTCCCTGCTGGTCCCGGAAAAACAGGTGGGTGAAATCATCGTCAAGGCGGATCTGGTCACAGAACATTATTTCAACAACCGGGAAGCTGATCTGACGGCCAAAATTCCCGACTCAGACGGCCGGATCTGGCACCGCATGGGGGACTTGGGATGGATGGATTCCAAAGGACGGATCTGGTTCTGCGGAAGAAAAAGTCACCGGGTCATCACGGAAAAAGGCACATTATTCACCATTCCCGTGGAATCTGTTTTCAACAATCATCCGGGGGTTTACCGCAGTGCATTGACCGGGACGGGGCCCACAAACAGCCAGACACCGGTGATCTTTGTGGAGCCGTATGAATCGTTTGACAATCAAAACGATCTGATTGCCGAATTGATAGCCCTGGCCCAAGCCAATCCTTTGACCGAAGACATCCACCATATTTTCATTGAGAAACATTTTCCCGTGGACATCCGGCACAATGCCAAAATATTCAGGGAAAAACTGGCAGTCAAGGCTGCTGCCAGACTCAGAAAATAA
- a CDS encoding alpha/beta fold hydrolase has product MVTCRRINGRITSTREFESEYPFAPHYLDINGHLLHYLDEGAGSPVLMVHGNPTWSFYFRHLVNRLSKEFRTLVPDHIGCGFSDKPDPKTYDYTLASRVSDLDAFVAHTVPQGKLDLIVHDWGGMIGLAWALDHPDRINRVVITNTSGFFLPETKRFPWMLWLVKYLNWFSVPAVLGLNLFAKGALYLGACTRLSARVKKGLTAPYNSPSNRIATLKFVQDIPLTPADPAWEVVARVDKRIHRLNPDQVLFLWGAKDFVFDTCFLDEFLKRLPGAQSHVFSDAGHYLFEDKPEQTADRIHRFLGSDGMALL; this is encoded by the coding sequence ATGGTAACCTGCCGACGCATCAACGGCCGAATCACTTCCACCCGGGAATTTGAAAGTGAATACCCGTTTGCCCCCCATTATCTGGATATCAACGGCCATTTGCTCCATTACCTGGATGAAGGCGCAGGTTCCCCCGTGCTCATGGTTCACGGCAACCCCACCTGGTCGTTTTATTTTCGTCACCTGGTGAATCGGCTGTCCAAGGAATTCAGAACCCTGGTGCCCGATCATATCGGGTGCGGTTTTTCAGACAAGCCGGACCCGAAAACTTACGACTACACCCTGGCCTCCCGGGTGTCGGACCTGGATGCATTTGTGGCACATACCGTGCCACAAGGCAAACTGGATCTCATCGTCCATGACTGGGGCGGCATGATCGGCCTGGCCTGGGCCCTGGATCATCCGGACCGGATCAACCGGGTGGTCATCACCAATACATCCGGATTTTTTCTGCCGGAAACCAAACGGTTTCCCTGGATGCTGTGGCTGGTAAAATACCTGAACTGGTTTTCAGTGCCCGCAGTGTTGGGACTGAACCTGTTTGCCAAAGGCGCCCTTTATCTGGGGGCCTGCACCCGTCTGTCCGCCCGGGTGAAAAAAGGACTTACCGCCCCTTACAACAGCCCCTCAAACCGCATTGCCACGTTGAAGTTCGTCCAGGACATTCCCTTAACCCCGGCAGATCCTGCCTGGGAGGTCGTTGCCCGGGTGGATAAAAGAATTCACCGCCTGAATCCCGACCAGGTGCTGTTTTTATGGGGCGCAAAAGACTTTGTGTTTGACACCTGTTTTCTGGATGAATTTCTGAAAAGACTGCCCGGCGCACAATCCCATGTGTTTTCAGATGCCGGTCATTATCTGTTTGAGGACAAACCCGAACAGACTGCTGACCGGATTCACCGGTTTCTGGGCTCTGATGGGATGGCGCTGCTTTGA
- a CDS encoding 3-oxoacyl-ACP synthase III codes for MKYSKVFITSFGYELPPHIVTTAQIEARIKPFLDAVGFQPGQLEALTGIRERRYWDEDHTLADHAAVAGQRAMEQAGIHPSDIGALVFCGVCQDGFEPATSCHIAHQLNIGPEAHVYDVKSACLGMITGMVQVANEIELGNIKAGLVVSCETARQIVDSTIEEINLHKSVDFYKDTVATLTGGSGAAAVLLTDGTLGDDDIRHHALKGGVVKNAIQHHDLCFWRFDEKGMPTHAKVIMRTRANEVLENGVVLATRTFQAIKQLLGLPDDKPDKVIGHQVGAIHHQRFYAALGLDMAKDFSTFSLLGNVGTVSLPITAAIADERDFLQPGDFVAFLGVGSGLNCYVLGVEW; via the coding sequence ATGAAATACAGCAAGGTTTTTATCACTTCATTCGGATATGAATTGCCGCCTCACATCGTCACCACGGCCCAGATCGAAGCAAGGATCAAACCGTTTCTGGATGCCGTGGGATTCCAACCCGGCCAGCTGGAAGCGTTGACCGGGATCCGGGAGCGAAGATACTGGGATGAGGATCACACCCTGGCCGATCACGCGGCCGTGGCCGGTCAACGGGCCATGGAACAGGCCGGCATCCATCCGTCCGACATCGGGGCGCTGGTATTCTGCGGGGTCTGCCAGGACGGGTTTGAGCCTGCCACCTCGTGCCATATCGCCCATCAGCTCAACATCGGACCCGAAGCCCATGTGTATGATGTCAAATCCGCCTGTCTGGGCATGATCACGGGCATGGTCCAGGTGGCCAATGAAATCGAGCTGGGCAACATCAAAGCCGGTCTGGTGGTCTCGTGTGAAACCGCCCGGCAGATCGTGGACAGCACCATCGAGGAGATCAATTTGCACAAAAGCGTTGATTTCTACAAAGACACCGTGGCTACCCTGACCGGCGGTTCCGGTGCAGCGGCCGTGCTTCTCACGGACGGGACCCTGGGAGATGACGACATCCGCCACCATGCCCTGAAAGGCGGGGTGGTCAAAAACGCCATCCAGCACCATGACCTGTGCTTTTGGCGGTTTGATGAAAAAGGCATGCCCACCCATGCCAAAGTGATCATGCGAACCCGGGCCAACGAGGTTCTGGAAAACGGGGTGGTTCTGGCCACCCGGACATTCCAGGCCATAAAACAGCTGCTGGGCCTGCCGGACGACAAGCCCGACAAGGTCATCGGCCATCAGGTGGGCGCCATTCACCACCAGCGGTTCTATGCAGCCTTAGGTCTGGACATGGCCAAAGATTTTTCCACATTCTCTTTGTTAGGCAATGTGGGCACGGTGTCATTGCCCATCACCGCGGCCATTGCCGATGAGCGGGATTTTTTGCAGCCCGGAGATTTTGTGGCTTTCCTCGGGGTGGGCTCCGGACTCAATTGTTATGTGCTGGGGGTGGAATGGTAA
- a CDS encoding beta-ketoacyl synthase N-terminal-like domain-containing protein, producing the protein MTSHAPHIAVVSMAGIFPGTSDNQRFITHILEKKQHIIQVPAHRWIAPVKKMVVSAACPDRAVSDRAGLITDFRFDPTGLDMDEALLSMLDPVHHLVLSAGRTACRECHLPEKLKQRTGVILAAIALPTDTASAFSRELLCAKNPRPTSPSDALACAMVSAPAAILARALRLNAGSYTLDAACASSLVAIKLACEQLISGKADVMVTGGVSRPDSLYTQIGFSQLAALSPSGRCAPFDRQADGLVVGEGCGILVLKRLSDALACGDTIHGVIKGWGISNDIEGNLVAPASEGQVRAMAAAYDMAGLSLAHLQYMECHGSGTPVGDKVELTSIRAMLEKHECMDTPLAIGSVKSNIGHLLTAAGAAGIIKTLLAMNRKMLPPSCNFTALPDVHPLENTRVQVQTKADEWIPSRPGEPRRAGVSAFGFGGINAHILVEEHNKSRSYSSKPASKRAASSDKPVALENDSDQFAIVGMQILTGDCPDLTQFADMIRGRTSPCPAPAADRWRRRDHLPPDQPQRPAGYLTALSLAMDEFHIPPVQIPDILPQHLVLLQAVKGALTDARIPHRPDKQDFLRTRAGCAVGIDFDFGAADFSLRWYAHDLEDSLQDPLSPPLTFNRTLGALGGIAASRVAREFKLGGPCFTVSADAASGMKALEVGTRSLAARETDWFICAGVDMAGDIRSFCLNQASLPMVPARPAEGAGAIIIKRLADARKDKDRIYAVIQGVSGSSGGPVTRDHKEPEFSYMTPLKQCLADAGITFSDLSFFNTHAGGHGPLGAVEAHALTHLKHPDDKTACVLGWTADLAGDTRGISGLVSIIHSALCLYHATIPGFQAGPGLEGMKKQNFVIPDAPVPWPETSPLSRHAMAGAMTRDGGTAFCLLGQPPDPAPLSTQPDAGLQSSHAGPNPHTLSVPTTRPPIPEDLLNRLNPAPAPAPPSAPVTGLSSPFYMDPDALVEVSDITARAHEKFLAFSQTNMDHMQTQFAALTRAAAALTREPGFEPPSGENENPRPIATPPLFTRDQCMEFAVGRAGNVLGPDFDIIDTYPVRVRLPDDPLMLVDRIMAIEGTPCSLGPGKIITQHDVRPDAWYLDGGVAPVSISIEAGQADLFLCAFLGIDHQVKGTRKYRLLDARVTFHRPLPEPGETIEYHICIDRFLKQGDVFLFFFHYKGYINRQLFISMRDGCAGFFTEAEVEKSGGIVLKKQDQIPVLPEHGFDPLVRVWPAAFDESRIAHLRSGNLAGAFGNDFSGMTLGAAQRLPGGPMHLIDRVLSFDPNGGRYGLGTIVAEADIRPDAWFLTCHFIDDPVMPGTLMYECCAHALRIFVQRMGWVSPDPVARFNVLPNNESDLKCRGPVTPDTKKARYEIEIKEMGYTAADGQPFVIADAHMFADDLRIVLYKDMGMTLTGVSRDTLRHVWRHK; encoded by the coding sequence ATGACATCCCATGCCCCGCATATCGCCGTGGTTTCCATGGCCGGCATTTTTCCGGGAACCTCTGACAATCAGCGGTTCATCACCCATATTCTGGAAAAAAAACAGCATATTATCCAGGTTCCGGCCCACAGATGGATCGCACCGGTCAAAAAAATGGTAGTTTCTGCTGCTTGTCCGGACCGGGCAGTGTCGGATCGGGCCGGCCTGATTACCGATTTTCGCTTTGATCCCACGGGGCTGGACATGGACGAAGCCCTTTTGTCGATGCTGGATCCGGTTCATCATCTGGTGTTGAGTGCCGGACGGACCGCATGCCGGGAGTGCCACCTGCCGGAAAAGTTAAAACAGCGCACGGGCGTGATCCTGGCAGCCATTGCCCTTCCCACGGACACGGCATCCGCGTTTTCCAGAGAACTGCTGTGCGCCAAAAATCCCCGCCCCACGTCTCCTTCCGATGCCCTGGCCTGTGCCATGGTATCGGCGCCGGCGGCAATCCTGGCCCGGGCGTTACGGCTGAACGCCGGCAGCTATACACTGGATGCCGCCTGTGCATCGTCGCTGGTTGCCATCAAGCTGGCCTGTGAACAACTGATCTCCGGCAAGGCAGATGTCATGGTCACCGGGGGGGTGTCCCGGCCGGATTCTTTGTACACCCAGATCGGTTTTTCCCAGCTGGCCGCGTTATCTCCGTCGGGCCGGTGCGCCCCGTTCGACAGGCAGGCCGACGGCCTGGTGGTGGGAGAAGGCTGCGGCATTCTGGTGCTCAAACGGCTGTCCGACGCCCTGGCCTGCGGCGATACCATCCACGGGGTGATCAAAGGCTGGGGGATTTCCAACGATATTGAAGGCAACCTGGTGGCCCCGGCTTCCGAGGGCCAGGTCCGAGCCATGGCCGCGGCTTATGATATGGCGGGCCTGTCATTGGCCCATCTGCAGTACATGGAGTGTCACGGTTCCGGAACCCCGGTGGGAGACAAGGTGGAACTGACCAGTATCCGGGCCATGCTGGAAAAACATGAGTGCATGGACACCCCTTTGGCCATCGGATCCGTGAAATCCAATATCGGACATTTGCTCACCGCGGCCGGTGCCGCCGGAATCATTAAAACGCTTCTGGCCATGAACCGGAAAATGCTGCCGCCATCCTGTAATTTCACGGCCCTGCCGGATGTGCATCCATTGGAAAACACCCGGGTACAGGTTCAGACAAAAGCGGATGAATGGATTCCTTCACGTCCGGGAGAACCCAGGCGGGCCGGCGTCTCCGCGTTTGGGTTCGGCGGCATCAACGCCCATATTCTGGTGGAAGAACATAATAAATCCCGGTCTTATTCATCAAAGCCTGCCTCCAAGCGGGCCGCATCTTCTGATAAACCCGTTGCGTTAGAAAACGATTCAGACCAATTTGCGATCGTGGGCATGCAGATTCTGACGGGTGACTGCCCGGATCTGACACAGTTCGCAGATATGATACGGGGCCGCACATCCCCTTGTCCGGCCCCGGCGGCCGACAGATGGCGGCGCAGGGACCATCTGCCGCCGGATCAACCCCAACGGCCGGCCGGGTACCTGACTGCCCTGTCCCTGGCCATGGATGAATTTCACATTCCCCCAGTTCAGATTCCCGATATCCTGCCCCAGCATCTGGTGCTGCTCCAGGCGGTCAAAGGGGCCCTGACCGATGCCCGTATCCCGCACCGGCCGGACAAACAGGATTTTTTGCGGACCCGGGCCGGGTGTGCCGTGGGCATTGATTTTGATTTCGGGGCCGCGGATTTTTCATTGCGATGGTATGCCCATGACCTGGAGGATTCGCTTCAGGACCCGCTTTCCCCGCCATTGACATTCAACCGCACCTTAGGGGCCTTAGGCGGAATTGCCGCTTCCCGGGTGGCCCGGGAATTCAAGCTGGGAGGCCCCTGTTTCACCGTTTCAGCCGATGCGGCCTCGGGCATGAAAGCCCTTGAGGTGGGAACCCGGTCTCTGGCAGCCAGAGAGACCGACTGGTTCATCTGTGCCGGCGTGGACATGGCCGGAGATATCCGGTCCTTCTGCCTGAATCAGGCAAGTCTTCCCATGGTTCCGGCCCGGCCGGCCGAAGGGGCCGGGGCCATCATCATCAAACGCCTGGCAGATGCCAGAAAAGACAAGGATCGGATTTATGCGGTGATCCAGGGCGTTTCAGGCAGCAGCGGCGGCCCTGTCACCCGGGATCATAAAGAACCGGAATTTTCTTATATGACTCCCCTGAAACAATGCCTGGCCGATGCGGGGATAACGTTTTCAGACCTGTCGTTTTTCAATACCCATGCCGGCGGACATGGTCCCCTGGGGGCTGTGGAAGCCCATGCCCTGACCCATCTGAAACACCCTGATGATAAGACAGCGTGTGTCCTGGGCTGGACCGCCGATCTGGCCGGAGACACCCGGGGAATATCCGGCCTGGTCAGTATCATTCATTCGGCCCTGTGCCTTTATCACGCCACCATTCCGGGTTTCCAGGCGGGCCCCGGACTAGAGGGCATGAAAAAACAAAATTTTGTCATACCGGATGCCCCGGTGCCATGGCCGGAAACATCCCCCCTCTCCCGGCATGCCATGGCTGGGGCCATGACCCGGGATGGCGGAACCGCTTTTTGCCTGCTTGGGCAGCCGCCGGACCCAGCCCCTTTATCAACCCAGCCAGATGCCGGTCTGCAATCGTCCCATGCCGGACCCAACCCGCATACCCTGTCTGTCCCGACCACCCGGCCTCCGATTCCCGAAGATCTGCTGAACCGCCTGAATCCGGCGCCAGCACCGGCCCCGCCTTCTGCCCCGGTCACGGGTCTTTCCAGCCCCTTTTATATGGATCCGGATGCTTTGGTTGAAGTATCCGATATCACGGCCCGGGCCCATGAAAAATTTCTGGCCTTTTCCCAAACCAATATGGATCATATGCAGACCCAGTTTGCGGCATTGACCCGGGCCGCTGCCGCCCTGACCCGGGAGCCCGGGTTTGAACCGCCATCCGGTGAAAACGAGAATCCACGGCCCATCGCCACGCCCCCGCTGTTCACCCGGGACCAGTGCATGGAATTTGCCGTCGGCCGGGCCGGAAACGTGCTGGGCCCGGACTTTGACATCATCGACACCTATCCGGTGCGGGTCCGGCTGCCGGATGACCCGTTGATGCTGGTGGACCGGATCATGGCCATTGAGGGGACCCCCTGTTCGCTGGGGCCGGGAAAAATCATCACCCAGCATGATGTGCGGCCAGATGCCTGGTATCTGGACGGGGGCGTGGCCCCGGTGTCCATTTCCATTGAGGCGGGCCAGGCAGATCTGTTTTTATGTGCTTTTCTGGGTATTGACCACCAGGTCAAAGGCACACGCAAATACCGGCTGTTGGATGCCAGAGTCACCTTTCACCGGCCATTGCCCGAACCCGGAGAAACCATTGAATACCACATCTGCATTGACCGGTTTCTGAAACAAGGGGATGTGTTTCTGTTCTTTTTTCATTACAAAGGCTATATCAACCGGCAGTTGTTCATCTCCATGCGGGACGGTTGTGCCGGATTTTTCACGGAAGCCGAGGTCGAAAAATCGGGCGGCATTGTACTTAAAAAACAGGACCAGATCCCGGTTCTGCCCGAACACGGGTTCGACCCTCTGGTACGGGTATGGCCGGCGGCCTTTGATGAGAGCCGGATCGCTCATTTGCGCTCCGGCAATCTGGCAGGCGCATTTGGCAATGATTTTTCCGGCATGACCCTGGGAGCGGCCCAGCGCCTGCCCGGCGGGCCCATGCATCTCATCGACCGGGTATTATCCTTTGATCCCAACGGGGGCAGATACGGCCTGGGAACCATTGTGGCGGAAGCGGATATCCGGCCGGATGCCTGGTTTCTCACCTGTCATTTCATTGATGACCCGGTCATGCCCGGCACGTTGATGTATGAGTGCTGCGCCCATGCCCTGCGAATTTTTGTCCAGCGCATGGGTTGGGTCAGCCCGGATCCTGTGGCCCGGTTCAATGTGCTGCCAAACAATGAAAGCGATCTCAAATGCCGGGGCCCGGTAACGCCGGACACAAAAAAAGCCCGGTATGAGATCGAAATCAAAGAGATGGGGTATACAGCAGCGGATGGACAGCCGTTTGTCATTGCGGATGCGCATATGTTTGCCGATGACCTGCGCATTGTTTTATACAAAGATATGGGAATGACCCTGACCGGGGTTTCCCGGGACACTCTCAGACACGTGTGGAGACACAAATGA